The DNA window aagTCAATAGCAaatatctcatagatacgttcacatctacccgtcactTCAGACGAGTTTACCAATTCCAGTtaaatccaaatgagttaattctaaaaatttattaaacctatgtGAGATATTAGtccattttttcaaacctaaaatgtatcacaactcccgtcaaatgcttaagagtttctacatttaaagtatattattataatataaaaaatataattgtataagttttaaaaatataattttaattaagaaattaaacatagttagagaataaaatttattaaacctatttgagatattagctcatttttttcaaacctaaaatgtatgacatctcccgtcaaatattaaaagttaaaatatttaaaaattaaacaaataataaaaatgtgaatatgttaatagagtaattagatcttgaatatgtacaattataaaaaaaatagaaatttaaaacctatgataaataatatatatttattctcatatatttaaaataatcacattaaattttatcttttattttttatgattatcatttatcattaaattttcatgactacccattaacatatttttaacatgattacaattatgaagttaatttgaaaaaattctgagaagttttagttatttcataagtttacaaaatctcaattgattttgttttgttttattaacctttctataaaagtctaaataatttcaaaataaattttatctcaaataaggatctaaataattacaaaataatttttatttttatttttttataatgaaaaactaaatatttaactttggtataaaataattataagttgtagtaaaaagtaataaattttatctctattgattttgatttgtttttattaacatttttctaaaatctaaatgattacaaaatatattttatgtcaatttagaacttttaattttaataaaaaacttaaataaaaacaaaaattagtagTATAAGCAAATTAgttgtattataaataaattttaaattaataattatgtaaaattatttagttttcaattcaataataataatttcattcaattgaatttaaaaggtagacttttttaaatcttaaattattattattgaattgaaaactaaataatttttcataattattaatttaaaatttattcataatacaactaattttcttatatctgaaatttgtttaaaattttttaaaatttatttaaatttttttaataatataaattttagaacTTTTTAAAttaagaagaattaaatataaattttttaaaatttaaaagataataataaaaataatgaaaacctcgacttagaaatcaaattttgagttttttttaggAACTTTTTATAACGCTCTACACATGTCTTCAAAATAATGATTCAAAAATACAACTTGGTTTAACATGATGGACTAAAattacatgcataaaaattttatagcaactaaaatatattattttttaatagagaCTGAAAATGaaagttgagatatttataggaagcaaaaatatatttaacccataattttaaatttttttattagattaaattttttaatttaattaaagaacaaaatgtataattaaaaataacaaaaaattgaaGATTTCCTTATTCAACATTTTGATTCAATAAAAACATTGAAATTAAgccaaatatataaaaaaactaagCTATATAGGTCGattatttattatcaaatatttatcaaattaattattatcaCAAACATCTGCAGATTTCATTATCAAATTATTAAACATTAGCACCACTAAGTATGTTGATTATTAGAAAGCTATATGTGCTATTTGGTTAGTCTGCCACTTATACATTTAACTGGTTCTTCACTCAATGCTCTTCAATAGAAAACAGTTACAATTGAGCCATATCAATCAATAGTGTATCAATTACAATGGAtcaatatttattcatttaattaattacagCATGAATATTCTAAATAATGAGGAAAAATCGTATAAAGAAtcaatatttattcatttaattaattacagCATGAATATTCTAAATAATGAGGAAAAATCGTATAAAGAATCAAAATAGAATGAAAAGATGTCCCATGTAtacaaaaatgaaaacaaagttaaaaataatcaaaatagaATCAAAAGATAGTGTATCAATTACCATGGATGAATATTTATTCATTCAATTAATTACAGCATGAATATTCTAAATAATGAGGAAAAATCGTATAAAGAATCAAAATAGAATGAAAAGATGTCCCATGTAtacaaaaatgaaaacaaagttaaaaataatcaaaatagaATCAAAAGATGTCCCATGTatataaaaatgaaaacaaagttAAAATTTGAACAATGTATTAAACATAAGTAGAAATCACCATTTTTCCATATACTGTCAAAGCAATAGCTATAGCCAAAAGCATCCATGACAGAACATCGTTAATGATTGCAGCTGAAAGAGCAACCCTTCCCAACTTTGAGTTGTCCGCTTTTAACTCTGCAAGGATTCCAGAAAGAACAGGACATTCAGTGACTAAAGAACATCACCAAGAATTAACACAAAAGAAACGGTCGAGAATAGCGCTCTCGTTCTGAATGGTAACACCATACCATAAACTGCTACAGTGACTTTCTACCTTTCATTCTTATTGTAGATGCATCCATCCATACTCCAACCaagaatagaaaatataaaagaccAACATTTGCTATTGACTCAAACATTATCACACTTCTTAGAAGAAAAACTGCATCAGCAAATGTATAAGACATACCTTCAAACTAATCAAAAACCCATAAATTAACTCTCAATCAACAAACTTTAAAAGCTTTTGAAACATAACAAAAGAATAAACTTTTTGCAggtaaaatatgtcattttttcaTGTATCAATAAGAGACACAATCAAATCTCCATCAAATAAAAACatcatttttaatcaattaaacaaacatcagttgaaataaaaatcaatatgCATAAAGAACATACTAACTGTCGCAtaaaattttattactaatggaaATGTGATACAATGGTTTATTACTAACAGTAACTACAGTTATGTTAGAGACAACAACATAGATTAGTTaataaatacaaatatatatacCTTTTTCTGCCAGGTGCGAGTAGATTGGTATAACTCTTTGTCCATTTTCTGACCAACTTCGTTCTTGCTACCCATTGAATCACTTTCATTTTATCAGATTTTTACAAAGACAGCTACTCCCTGCAAGAATTGACTACAATCACAAAGCACAAATTAACCTCAACatattaaatcaactaattaatcaaataaatactACTTCAAATTAATAATTCAGAAAGTAAAAACCACAACTTTAGGTAAAAAATTGTGTGACCAAAATATGAGAAGTGTAAAGATCAAAACTTTTTTTATATGAAATGAATATAAGAATATGGTTACCTGTTCTTGGTCCCAAAAACACAGGATTTGTATGGAGACAATGACTTTGGATTTATAGATATGCAACCCGGATTAGTAGATGGACAGGGTATAATTTTCCTGCAAGAGACTCGTTGAAGCAAAAATACAAACATGTACCATGCAATAATCCAAATTAGAATTATGCAGCTAAATAGAACCTGACAAAAACTTTTCAGCCTATAAATTTTCTAACAGTTTGGTTAGAGTCACGCGGTGTTAATGCGTGTTTACGGAGGCCATTGAGCAGTCCATCATAATAAGCCCTTTCCAACTGCATAAACAAATATCTTTGTGTGAGCCTCCAAAAGAGAAACTTGTAAAGAAAATCATAAAACTCATACAAATCAAGATAGATATTAGATTCACATTTAAATTGAAAACTTCTACTCATGTgtataaatgataaaaaaaaatggcAAACTTATACTCATGTGCTGAAACGGAAAACTTATACTTATGTGTAGAAACGATAAAAAATGGCAAACTTATACTCTATGGTTTCAGATCTGGCTGTAGCTTTCACAACACAAACCTTGCATTTTATTGGAGGGGCCTTGATGCATATGGTCAGCGGCAGTTGACGCGGATATGTTGGCGACGGAGGCATAGGTGTTTTTTTTACAGCGGCGGCTCCGACGGTGGTGGTTTGCAACAGAGGTGTCAAAGAAATACTGATTTTGCAAAAGAGAAaggttgttgttgtgtttgtaaTTGAGAATAAGAGTGTGAGTGTGAATCTAAGAGTGATGGTTTGGGATGGAAAGAGAAAAGGAATCGGTGACTATGGTAAAGAAGAGAAGTAGAGTGAAATATGGTGTAGTACCTTGCAACGGTTTCGCTTTCGAAGTTGGTGATGGAATCAGTGCGGTTTCGTGTTTTTGCGTTAGGGTTTGTGTCCCATCCTTCACCTTTCTCGATTAGCCATGGGTTATGGATTCAGAGCTTCAAAGCTTAAAACAAATTTGTGGTTAATAAAAGGGTTCAGAGAGAAAAGGGGAGGATCACAAAGAGAGAGAATAGTTCTGGTGCTTTGTGGTTAATAAAATTACCCGTGTAACTATTCAGCTCAATGAGACCTTTCAGTCCTCAATGCATCATTAAGTTGCTTAGATATTTAAACCCAATTATATTCTCAATACAACTTTTGACATTATTTCACCtataaaatagattaaaaaaaggaaaaaccaaataaataaaaatgaaatcaaccaatcaaaaagtgACACAATAGATAGCATTTAATGTCAAATGAATATGGTGGTTTTATTTATCAAAAGGACAAATTTACTCATAGAATTTGAACGGTTTTAGTTATTTAATCAGAGGGCTTAAAGTGTAATTACCAGgtactttactttttatatattataatagattaaAATTTGTGTCAATTGAAAATGAAGTTTAGAAAGCTAGGGTGTATGCCATGGTATCATAATTTCAATGTATATGTAGCATTCCTCTTTTTAATACAAAGAAATCAATGCCATTGTTGTATTTCATAAGGATAGGTGTTAAATTTTGGATGTAAGAATAACATCCCTCTAGTTGAAAGGGAAATAATTAGAAAGCGAGGGAAAGGGAATATTTGTTGCACACTGAATTTTGAATATTCGACGGTGAGAGTAGTCATGTGGTATCACCTCTTTTGCATTGGATTGCACACAAAACGacaaatttaatttttgttacatcTTTCACACACACACTCACAACAATATTACTCGTCTTTTTCTTCCACCTGTCCCACCCTACTCCTCCTCTTCCATATTTCTCCCACCTTCTCTGCGCCCCTACTCATATCACACTGCTAATAATACTACTTAGTACTTACACacaattgtttattttattttattttatttatatctagaaattttgtttttcctatttttgttttaatctaCTTGTAGTGTATTTTGAATGTTGAGTGATGATGTGTGGCGTGTCACCTCTATTGCATTGCACACAAGACGACAAATTCACAACAATATTTCTCGTCCTTTTCTTCCACCCGTCTCACCACTCTTCCTTCATTCCATTTCCATATTTCCCGCGTTTGCGCCTCCAGCCCATATCACTCACTACTTTTTGCATAAATAGCAAACAACACTTTCTTCCCCAACACACCATTTCCCTTCCAATTCCAATGGATGATTCAATCCTAAAATTAGCAGTCATTTGGTTAGCCTTCATTCTCTTTGTTGTCTTCCCCCCCGAAAACCAACCTTCCATTGATCCACTTGAACAAAATGCTGTCTACCGTCTTCTCAACTCCCTCAACCCAACCCTTCCTTGGACCACTCTCTACCCTAACGACCTCTGTATCTCACCCCCACACTTCCTCCTCTGCGACTCTCAATCACACATTGTTGCAATCACTTCCCCACCTTGTTCCCCTAACGCCACTCTCAACGATCCTCTCCTCTTCACTCCTTTCACCCACCTCCGCAAACTCACCTTCTCCAAATGCTTCAACAACTCACTCAACCCCATTCACTCCCTTCCATCTCTCCCTCCATCTCTCCAACAACTCATCCTCATCGACAACCCGTCTATCCTCTCGCCTCTTCAGCCTTTCCTCCACAACCTCACCTCTCTGAAGAAACTCGTCTTGACCGGAAACGGTTTCCACGGCCAACTCCCGCCGCAGATAGGTCTCTTTCCTAATCTCGTAGAGCTTAATCTTTCCAGAAACAATCTCTCCGGTGAACTTCCGGCGACTATCGGAAGGCTGAAGAAACTCAAGATTCTTGATCTCAGTGGCAACGACTTTAAAGGAAGTGTCCCCGAACAGGTTGGAAATCTCGTTTCTCTTTCGAAACTTAACTTGAGTCACAACGAGTTTACCGGTAAAATACCAGAGAGTTTTATTCAGTTGAAAAACATCAAGTATTTTGATCTAAGCTTCAACCGTTTTGGTAAATTCGGTGTCCCTTTGTTCTTATCTGAGTTTACCAAAATGAAGGAAGTTTATCTAAGCGGGAATAAACTCTCCGGTGAGATTCCGGAAATATGGGAAAAACTTGATCGTCTTGAGAAAATAGGGTTTTCTGATATGGATTTGGTTGGTAAAATCCCAGtttcaatgtttttttatttGGAAAATCTGTCTTATCTTGCCCTTGATAACAACAACCTTCACGGTCGTATTCCTGATGGATTTTGGTATCTTGCGCCATATGTGGAGGAGATCAACTTGGAGAATAACAATTTGAGTCAGACAATGGCACTCACCTGTGGAGCAGAAATTATGCTGAACAAGTTGAAGTTGGCAGGGAATGTTGGGATGCGTTTGAAAATCAGCAATCGTGGGTGTTCTTCTTGTCCTAAATATGGATGTGGAGGTGTCTACGGTAGCTACAAAAGAACTGATGAATGGTGAAGTCCTTTTCAATGGGGTCTCTTATAGTTTTAGTTTATGTTTCCATTAAAAAAGAATTACTCAAATCTGTTTACAAGAGTGTGACTCAAGTGTAAATGGAGTTGATAGTAATGGTAGTAGTAGATGTGAAGGAATGCTTAGAATAGTTTCTCGAAAGAAAAAAAGAGTTTCAAGTATGTATGAGAAAAACAGAGCAATATTATGGTTTAACTATATGCATAATATTCCATTTATCATATGAGTTCATGCTCTAATCAAGGTCAACTTTGAAAATTGTATGGATTTTAAATTTTACATGTGAGACTTTGTTTTATCATATTCAATGTAAAGTCACTTTTCCACGTTTTAGATTAAAACAAATGACTTATTTTTCTAGTTCTAGATATATCATGACTTATTTTACATGTTTTTTTTACCAATTAAGTAAAATAACATGagtttaagttttaaaaaaagaGCATAATAACGTGAATTTCTTATGTATATTCAAGAACACAACAATTTACTTAATACAGTAAAGTAAAATACAAAATGGAAAAAAAGGTACTGATAAAACTATATCTTACATAGCAAGTAGCAATAAGTTAATTCAATTGAAACAATCCACCAAATTAGGAGTTGATTGTCCAATATTCAAAATCTTCAAATCATTCTCTAATGGTGTCAAATTCAAATCCAAAAACAAAAATCTCTTGATATTCACCTTCTTTCTCTTTGCTAAATCAATATTAGTACTATTATCAATGGTACTGCAACCACTATTATTACTACTAGTGGTTGTTGTGGTTGTAGTATTATTGATAAGAGTGAGTGTATTTCCGTTTGAATTATTCGAAACTCTTCTATGTCTCCTCATGTGACCACCCAAAGCTTGTCCTATTGAAAACTCCAATCCACAAATTGAACATTCATGTGTTTTAGCTTTCGTTGTTGTTGTAAACATTCCATCATCACCGTGGCTATTCATCTCCATCAACCTTGGTTTCTTGTGACTCGCACGGTGATAGGGAGATTAATAGAATAATTGATTATTAGTTAAATgagttttattagtatttttatgtaTTGGGAGTAttttatattatgatgttttctaGAATTAGTTGGGCTTTAATTAGTTATTGGGCCTTTAGTTACTATTCACTACTATTATATATGTACTCATTGAGAGATGGAAAAATTATCAATCAAATGAAAAAGTCTTTTATTTCCTTTAattctattttgttattttagtgttcttcccctttcctagtttaaaccctagtttagaaccttggtaggaattgcttcctatcaattggtgctttcatccatgtactcaaatcctcctatggattatTCTTATCACACACCTTCATACCATTCATGGAGTATTCCTCCTACCTATCCCACAAACCCTTATTTTCCATCTCCTACCACATCttcatttccatcttttccatggGAACTCTTTACACCATGTTACACTTGTGTTGGATCATCATCACCAAGTTTGTATCCAAATCATGGATATTCACCACATCCACCTAACCTTAACTCATATTCATCCTACTACACATCATCTCCAAGTCACTCATCCATCTtttaagaaaaactcaaaaaaaaaaatcacaaaaaccttcTGATTCACCCTTCTCTTTTAATACCAAATCCACACCCTATTCTTTCCCAATATCAAAACCCACCGAAAATCTTTTGCCACACGGGTCTCAAAGACCTCTGATTTCAGCGATGGGCACAACATCAACGAATATGTCACCGTTTATGGACAAGCAGATAATGGATCTGAATCTCTCTCACGGATCTCCTGCTCCTTCCACCAATGATTTCATCGACCTACTCAAGCTCCCTCGTCACCACCAACAACAAGTACttgaagatgatggtgatgaaCAACAACACGAAGAAATTGATTCATCATTCACTCACAATAACGGAATCGAAAGTGACGATATCGTTCCTAGCTACGCTTTTCAACCGATTAGTTCGCTCCCTGATTTTTCCCCAAAAAACCCAAACCTCATCCCGCCGATCCCGCCGAACATGTTATCACCGGAGGCAATATCCTCTTCCCTCAGATTCTTCAACTCATCACTCGCTGCTAACCGAGTTCTCGCAACTCGGAACCAGGAAGATTTGGATGCTGATTTGGAAGATGGAGATCTACATGTAGATGAGGAAGCTACTGAGCATGAGGTTCAAGGAAGGAAAAAAAAATCTTCTCAGAAAGTTATAACCACTGCTATGGTTGATTTGTGGTTGAAATCAATTAAAGAAAATGGGAGCTTAAATGCGGTTCGTTCCTTGATGAAGGCTTTTAGGGCTGCGTGCCACTATGGTGATGATGAGGAGAATGAGTATATGGAAAAGCTTAGTGTAATGTCTAGTGATGTGTTCAACAAAATAATGTTTATCATACTTAATGAAATGGATGGAATACTAAGAAAGTTGTTGAAGATTCCTGCTATCGGTGGAAGAAAACAGATGGTAACAGATTTAAtgaccacaaaacaatggaggatTTATGGCCATATAGTGAAGTCTTACCTTGGAAATGCTTTCCATATTTTGAACCAAATGAATGACTCGCACATGATATCATTTACTTTACACCGGCTTAAATATTCTTCAGTGTTATTGGCTGCTTTTCCTTCGCTCCCAAGGAAATACATTAAGGTGTATCTTCATTTCTGGGGTACTGGTGGAGGTGCCCTTCCGGTTGTTTCGTGCTTATTTATGCGAGAGTTATTCATTTGTATTGGATGTGGCTGCATATATGACTGCTTCAAAGGAAATTATAAAGCCTATGTTTTGAATTGCCATTTTGTAAATGCTGTGAAACTTAAACACATTCGCTTTCTTAGCAACTGCGACATTGAACTTCTCGGTGTGGATCTTCCGAATGCATATCAACGTGCCTTCATTTTTATCCGACAGCTGGCCATGATTTTGAGGGACACACTTAATACAAAAAATAAGGAAGCTTTTCGCAAGGTTTATGAATGGAAGTTCATTAACTGTCTTGAACTTTGGACTGATGCTATCCGTGCTTACGGTTCACAATCTGACTTTAAGCAACTTGCATATCAGTTGACCCAAATAATTTTTGGGTTAGCCCGTCTAATTACCATAGCT is part of the Vicia villosa cultivar HV-30 ecotype Madison, WI linkage group LG2, Vvil1.0, whole genome shotgun sequence genome and encodes:
- the LOC131648553 gene encoding receptor like protein 29-like, coding for MDDSILKLAVIWLAFILFVVFPPENQPSIDPLEQNAVYRLLNSLNPTLPWTTLYPNDLCISPPHFLLCDSQSHIVAITSPPCSPNATLNDPLLFTPFTHLRKLTFSKCFNNSLNPIHSLPSLPPSLQQLILIDNPSILSPLQPFLHNLTSLKKLVLTGNGFHGQLPPQIGLFPNLVELNLSRNNLSGELPATIGRLKKLKILDLSGNDFKGSVPEQVGNLVSLSKLNLSHNEFTGKIPESFIQLKNIKYFDLSFNRFGKFGVPLFLSEFTKMKEVYLSGNKLSGEIPEIWEKLDRLEKIGFSDMDLVGKIPVSMFFYLENLSYLALDNNNLHGRIPDGFWYLAPYVEEINLENNNLSQTMALTCGAEIMLNKLKLAGNVGMRLKISNRGCSSCPKYGCGGVYGSYKRTDEW
- the LOC131649120 gene encoding nucleolar complex-associated protein 2-like — protein: MGTTSTNMSPFMDKQIMDLNLSHGSPAPSTNDFIDLLKLPRHHQQQVLEDDGDEQQHEEIDSSFTHNNGIESDDIVPSYAFQPISSLPDFSPKNPNLIPPIPPNMLSPEAISSSLRFFNSSLAANRVLATRNQEDLDADLEDGDLHVDEEATEHEVQGRKKKSSQKVITTAMVDLWLKSIKENGSLNAVRSLMKAFRAACHYGDDEENEYMEKLSVMSSDVFNKIMFIILNEMDGILRKLLKIPAIGGRKQMVTDLMTTKQWRIYGHIVKSYLGNAFHILNQMNDSHMISFTLHRLKYSSVLLAAFPSLPRKYIKVYLHFWGTGGGALPVVSCLFMRELFICIGCGCIYDCFKGNYKAYVLNCHFVNAVKLKHIRFLSNCDIELLGVDLPNAYQRAFIFIRQLAMILRDTLNTKNKEAFRKVYEWKFINCLELWTDAIRAYGSQSDFKQLAYQLTQIIFGLARLITIARYISLRLRCISMLNQLAACIQSFVPVSMLLLDMLEMEKSSRPPTGGVGKAVDLRNILKVSKPTLKTRAFQEVCVFSVVEELAEHLALWSNSFPFMELPFIPIVRLRRFCKLTKVERFRREMRQVQKNRMMEDEVKLYEHVMDSSYKSSVSDCVILLKSISGSDKPDKITYCQIIFGLCKTRRFEEAHKVIEEMQACDCRSDINTWTVLIQGYCDAGELDNAFLSLYKMMETIISCKGHQNSNLFTTNLDCHLLQGHLLMNPIIFPNVNRFLLQIQSLLLVMNLIIPI